The genomic interval GGGAGGCGAGGATGCAGTACGCGCGCTGAATAGTTCGGGCTAGCGAGCGGGGATTTGTCTGCGGTAGGTGTCGAGGATTTCCTGCCCCCGCGGACCGGCCCTGAGGAGCCAGTCGTCCACCGCGAGCTGCCCCGCTTCGCGCAGGGCCTTGCTAAAGCCAGGAGTCACCTCCGTGATGATCCCCACGTTGTTGGCGCGCATGCGCTCGTAGTTGAACGCGATGCGCGTCTGGATCTCCTTCCATTGCCGCTCGCTCGTGGCCCGGGCCGCGCCCTGCACGGCCAGCCGCAGGTCGGTGTCGAGCTCGTTCCACACATCGAGGTTGATGGTGACCATGCTCATCGTCATCGAGTAGTTGATGGCCGTGAAATAGCGGAGGTGCTCCCAGAGCCGCTGGCCCGCTCCCCCGTCGCCCGAGGAGAGGACCGCCTCGATGGCGCCGCTCTTGATCTTGGGCAGGGCATCGGCAAAAGAGAGCTGCGAAGGGAGCGCCCCCGCCGCGCGGAGGGTGGCCGTGGCATTGGCGTCCGCCGTGCGCACGCGCAGGCCGCGGAGCGCTTCGATCCCCGCGATGGGTTTCT from Candidatus Methylomirabilota bacterium carries:
- a CDS encoding TRAP transporter substrate-binding protein, which codes for MMGQRWARLLVAALLFTAAPAAAQTTTWQMANEYPATSIHGEGDQFFARELLDRSGGRIVITHSFDAALGYRSRDLLEAVARGTVPVADMYIGALGDVHPIFLLPSLPFLAVTPEQARLLNEVARPDYERVLARHNQKLLYPSPWPPAGLWAKKPIAGIEALRGLRVRTADANATATLRAAGALPSQLSFADALPKIKSGAIEAVLSSGDGGAGQRLWEHLRYFTAINYSMTMSMVTINLDVWNELDTDLRLAVQGAARATSERQWKEIQTRIAFNYERMRANNVGIITEVTPGFSKALREAGQLAVDDWLLRAGPRGQEILDTYRRQIPAR